The Sander lucioperca isolate FBNREF2018 chromosome 4, SLUC_FBN_1.2, whole genome shotgun sequence DNA segment TTGAACTGTTGCTTCTTATTGTCACCTGCAACCAGCAAGGCAAACTCTGAGATGGGAATCTTGCCTGTTTTGTACTGTTGTAGATCATACTCTGTCAGCCGGCCTTGCTTCAGGGCTTCTTTGATTGAGTACTGCTTTCCACTCTTGCGATCCTGCAGTACAGATGTCTCCCCATCAGGTCCAAGGGAAGTAATTTCCTCCCAGTCACACTCCAGCTCCTGCAGATGAATGTACTGTTGACGATCAATCAGGCCCTGCAGGTAGGCATCATAAGGGGACATGTCTTTGCCTGTTTCTGGATCCAGAATGGTGATTTTGGTGGAGACATTGGTCTCTTTGGTCCTTGTCTCTGCTTGCTCCTCTTTCTGCACATTCATCAGAAGCTCCCGGATGATGCTGTCTCGCTGATGGATCTTGTCTTTTTCGTCCAGGATCTCCCTCTCCAGACGCTGAGTGCCAGACTCCATTTTAAGGCTCATCTGCTTGCTCATCTGTGTTCTCTCACTCATTAGCCTGCTCTGCTGCTGGAAAGACAAGCTGATGTCGTGTCTCGAGGCCTCGAATGTCCTGAGCTCCCGAGTGAGGTTCTCGTTCTCCCTCTGTAAGGCATCTCTTTTCAAAGTAAGGGTTGTTTCTTCTCTTGAAGAGCTGGATTTGCTGCCTATCAGAAGGTTGATTTTATCATTGAGACGTCTGATTTCATCTTCCAGGTCCTGTCTGGTAAATTTATGCTGAGACACCTGTTCCCTCAGGCGACCCCTCTCGGCTTCAACAGCCTGGTCTTTCTCAACACGGACAACCTCTTTGTACACTGTCCTCTCACCAGACTTCTCCTTCTGCAGGATCTCAATCTTTAGGGTGATGTTACGGATGTCTCTCTGGAGACGCAGTATATCGCTGGTTTCCTTGTCCATGTCTGACCGAAGACCGTTTGTCATCCTCTCCAGTTTTGGATCTCTTTCAACCTTCAGCACCTCCTCGACAACAATACTTTCCTCAACAGGCGGTGGGGCATTTTCCAGCTGTGTGATGCGAAGTCGGATCTCTCTGAGTTCAAACTCGGCTTGAACCCTCTTTTGGCGCTCATCACTCTCTCTGAGGATCCTCTCTTGCTCTTCCACCTTTGTTCTTAGCTGCTGCAACTCTAGGTCTACCTGACGGCGGGTCTGTACTTCCTCATCTAGTTTCCTGCTGAGCCTATCATGCTCGACCATCTGCCTTGGGTCCTTCTCTAAACGCAAAACCTCCTGCACAACCACTTTCTCCTCAGGCTTCTGTCTCTCCAACAGGATGTATTTGTTTTGCAGATCAAACACCATCTCCTCAATGCTGCGCCGCAGCTGTGCCCCCTCCCGCACATTTCTTCTCAAGCGATCAGCCTCTTTCTCCAGCAGAGGATCAGGTTCATACTTGATGACTTCTCTGGTGAGGACTTTCGTCTCTATCTTGGACTTTTCAGCCTTCCattcatctctttctctcctgagcAGACTCACCTGGTCTAGGAGGGAGTTGTAAGTTGTGTGTAAATGGTTCACCTGATCATTTAGCCTCtgaatctctctctcattttcagGGCTTCTTTCCTCCTTAACAACTTCTTGTAAAACTTCCTTTATCTCTACCTTTGGCTTCTCAGAACGAATAATATTCACATTAGTCGTGACCTGGGTGATATCTCTCTCTAGATCAGAGCGATTCTTGTTGGTGTCTTGTATGTCTTTCCTGAGCCGCATTATCTCCACCTCTGTGCTCGGGTCTATCCGGTAGATCTCATTAACAATTTCCTTCACCTCAATTTTTGATTTCCAGCCTTGAACTTCTTGGTAGCGGCTGTGGAGCTCCATCACCTCTTTGGACAAAGAGTTGTTTTCAATCCTCTCTTCCTCTATGCTTGTTCGAATCCTCTTCGAGTCAGCGATGAGGTCAGGGTCTTGTTCAATCTTTTTCACTTCCTTAGTGATGATCTTAGGCTTAATGTTAGGAATCAGTCTCTCAAGTGCATTAATCTGGCTCCTTGTCTGGAAGATTTCATCATTGATGAGCTTGATCTGGTTGTTCTCCTCAGAAATTTCTGTGTCAAATGTTCGCACTGCTCTCAACATCTCCGGGTCCTGTTCCACTTTCAGCACTTCCTTCTTAACCACCCTCTCTTTGATGGTTGGTCTCTTCTGCGCGAGAATCTGGACTTCTGTCTTCATCTGAATATGTTCCCCATCTCTTACTCGAATTTCATCTCTCATCCTTCTTATCTCGTCTCTGATCTTAGCGGCCTCTACATCAAGCTGGGGATCTCTCTCAAACTCTGTCACCTCTCTGGTCACCAGTTTGGGTTTAGTGGATTTGAGGGTTTCCTCCAGGATAGTGATTTTTTTGGTAAACACCTCAACCTCAGTGTGGATGGTGCTACGCCTCAGGGACTCTTCATGCAGTGTGTTCTGCAGATCAGCTAAATCCCTTTCCAGTTTTGGGTCGCGgtagtactgcagtacttctttCTCCTCAAGGCGCTCTACTCCTCTGCGACTCTTCAGCGACATCATTCTATCTTTAAAGGTTCTCAGGTCTGCCTCGGCATGagttttcctctccttttcttcGTCCAGCTCTTTTAAAAGACTGCTTAGCTCAAAAGAACTCTTTTGCTGGCTTTCAAGCTGCACTTGTTGCTGTGCCACCATTTGGACTTTCTCTTCAGTCTGCAGCAGGAAAAGCAAATTAATTAAATGACAAGTTGTCAAGTTATGTGTTTTGTGACATACCTTAAGGTAGTTATATGGAAACCATATTTTATGGTTAAGTGGTCATATAAATGATGCTTCTTATTCATGACCTGTTTTCTTACTTGTGAAATGAGATTCTTAGCCAGGCCCAACTGTTTTTGGCGTTGGGTGTTTTCAGCTGTTGCTTGAGCGTAACGGTTGACCAGATCCTTTTCCTGTAATAAACAAGAGACGGCACAAACCATCAGCCATCTTGATCTTTTAATGAATGTAACAAATTTACATTATGTTAAAAACGTAGGAGATTAAATGTTACCTCTTTCTGAACAGCGTCAGCCAGCGTGAGCATACGGGGTTTTGTGGCAACAGTGGCTCCAGCATCCTCAAGTGTACTGTTGTATTTGTAGACGTTGGCCTCGTATTCCTGCACAGACGTGAATAATTAGGCTTTGAGCACAAAGTCATATATTCAGTTAATCAAGTATGCTTGTTTTCCCATTTGTGGACTATTTGCAAATGTGTTTATTGGAAAAAATAATGCCTGTGTATAATGCCTAGAATCACCAACACACTCTCTTGCTAATATGTTATAGCATTGTATTATAATCCGTTTGAGTCTTACATTGAGTAGACTCTGCAGGTCTTGAGACAGGTCAGTCACTCTGTCCATGTCATCTCCCTTCCTCTTCAGGTCATCCATCACTCTCTGTGGTAAAACGTTTAACATATGTTAATCACTGTGAGTTATTAATATCATCTATCATTTAATACTATTAGATTTTCTTAATTACAGATTAACATAGAGCAAAGCATAGGTGTACATAAATCACAGCCTTACCTCTTGGGAGCTCTGCCTGGCAGTGACCTGAGACAGGTCATCTTTGAAGTTAATCTGGTTTTGCGGCAGGTTGTCCAGGAAGGACTTCAAGGATTTGGACGTGCTCTGGAACTCCTGGTTCTTGGTTGCAGCTTCTTGTAAGATGTTTTCTCTGAGATAATTTATTGATATGACATCAAATTAAACAATTGACTTTTTAAAGGCTCTGCATCATGGTACTTTCACATTCAAAGggcttgttttcttttctgcctTTTCCTATTATCATTTTTATATCTGTGGTATAATTAGCACAAACCTTTGCCTGACCACATCATATCAGTGTATACTGCTACATCTCAAATCATGTATAATAGTGTATGTTTGAGTCTATGCATAGTAGTAAAGTTGTATACACTATAGTGCATGCAAACTCGTCAAAATGTATCCCTGTTCATTTGAATGTTTGAATATTTGTATAGGGTTGAAGAGTCTGGATTTCACAAAATAAAGCAAATATTAGAGAAAAatgtcatatactgtataggtttttctttttgttcgtTCCTATCCTTTTAATCATcatttattttgatttcctGTGGGGATCCCGATCTGATTTGACCTGATTTGATCACAGTCTGATTCTCACCTCTCCTTCAGCTGGTTGGCCACGTTACCGTAGCGGGTCTGCAGCTGCTTGACCTCTGTTTTCTGGCGCCGGATGTCAGGGCAGTACTCCTGGTAGCCCTGCTGCAGAGAACTGCACAGCTGCTCTGTGGTCTCCAGATCCTGACTCAGCTTCTTCATGTCATCCTGAGCTGCTGCCACAGACCTTCGCTGGTACTGAATACAGCAAAGGAGACATGTTATTTAAAATCTGTTAAAGTTAAGTTGAATCTATGAAAAAGAGAACCGCCTTTTATGTGGTAGAGGTACGATTTTAAATGCAGACTTTCTCACCTGAATGTCCTCAGCGCGGGCTTGGACTGCACTTGGCACATCAGGGATTGAACCATCTTCACTCAGCTTTTTCTCAAACCCAGAGACGAGACCGTCCACCTTCTTAATCTGACTCTCCAGGTTGAGAGATGCATttgctctaaaaaaaaaaaggtgaatgtAATTATAAGTGTACTGAGGTTATTTAGTCCGGTAGCACAGCtcgacaaagacagacagatgaacgcctaaaaaaaaaagacaggtgttaatgtttttttttaaatcatttattgTGTTCTTGAAGTAAAAAAGTTAGAATTTGCAATTTTAAAACAGGGACAACCATATTTTCATTGAATAGAAAACCCTTTACAATGTCGCTGCATAAATGCAACTTCCCAAACAAAACATACACTTACTTCTTGGTGTAGAGGTCAGCAAGTGCTGCAATGCGGTCCTGCTTGTTGTTGGCAGCACTCAGTTTGAGCGGCAGTGCAGAAGAGGTACTGCTGGCATCTTTGGACAGCAGGGGCTGCAGGTCAGCCTGAGCTGCCAGCTTCTGCTGCTCCAGAGCCTTCAGAGCCCTGGCAGCATCCTATAAGGGACAAATGTAAATACTTCAGATACTTGCACTCATATACTGTAGGGTTAAATATCATCAATCAGACATTATATCATCTAGAATTCCTCCTTGTTCAAACTATAAACTCAAAAAAGAAACACCTCATAGTCTAAAAGTTTCAGAAGCTTTTCCATAGTTTCTACAATATTATCACTCAGGGTATCTGCAGATGCTTAAAAGACACATGGTTTATGACATTTGGTAAATTAGTGGTATTTAACCTAAATCTAAAGAGTTGACAGAAAGAATGAAGGCATTAAAAACAGTAACAATCTTAGCTCCAATGAATAAagactaaataaataacacagaTGCCACAGTTGTCTGTGACTTTATTCCTCTCACCTCCTGTTCCCTCAGCCTCTTGGCCAGATCTCCGGCCGGGTCGGTGCGGCTCAGCGGGGCTCGCAGGCGGCTCAGCAGGTTCTTCTCAGCACTGGCCAGGTCACTGTCCAGATTGTCTAGCTGTTTGGCCAAGGCTGCCGCTTTGGGATCCAGTGGGGCAGAAGACACTGGGGCTGAATAAGGAAACAGGGATTATTGATTGCCTGATCTGATTGTGGCCTTAAAATGAAAAACTATTCGTGCATCTGGCCGTAAATGAT contains these protein-coding regions:
- the evpla gene encoding envoplakin a → MFKKKDTKDSTLKGTAKSSKTQVSNLALLIAQMQKNADTVEKDILRSEELLAVDAENDKKDLPFKHQTEISDKLGEAEELLKDLFLDVDKAKKSNYPQAREIESDVLHLHERWLKDCAFYRDIYEQVDDVSLMPRIDWGPVLNQKQKLVNVEEYGPTMADLEKQVAAHNILHKEIEAYNSQLCVSSAGSKEKYVELKKQYNNLLDNSKWRRHYLNSLYEYMNSCNKELSFLGEEQNKIKKQDWSDRMVDPPDVRRQYENFKNNSLLSHESEVNKLQDEGERLIGLKHPAKDTIEAQRDAVRNEWQKFLNICICQETHLDNVEDYKRYQMETEQLSEMLTKLNNSLDPKSNSKKSNSETLLQLEAEEKAVQNSEQLLADLRRRSTTIAPLKLRRSTPNRPITVEALCDWESDKDSLERGEKFTLKSNSDENWNVTSTSGATRTFPGVCFHIAPPDPEAIDKVDLLGGELTDIKKRRAALVASLKNQKSEVSRSQQSAPVSSAPLDPKAAALAKQLDNLDSDLASAEKNLLSRLRAPLSRTDPAGDLAKRLREQEDAARALKALEQQKLAAQADLQPLLSKDASSTSSALPLKLSAANNKQDRIAALADLYTKKANASLNLESQIKKVDGLVSGFEKKLSEDGSIPDVPSAVQARAEDIQYQRRSVAAAQDDMKKLSQDLETTEQLCSSLQQGYQEYCPDIRRQKTEVKQLQTRYGNVANQLKERENILQEAATKNQEFQSTSKSLKSFLDNLPQNQINFKDDLSQVTARQSSQERVMDDLKRKGDDMDRVTDLSQDLQSLLNEYEANVYKYNSTLEDAGATVATKPRMLTLADAVQKEEKDLVNRYAQATAENTQRQKQLGLAKNLISQTEEKVQMVAQQQVQLESQQKSSFELSSLLKELDEEKERKTHAEADLRTFKDRMMSLKSRRGVERLEEKEVLQYYRDPKLERDLADLQNTLHEESLRRSTIHTEVEVFTKKITILEETLKSTKPKLVTREVTEFERDPQLDVEAAKIRDEIRRMRDEIRVRDGEHIQMKTEVQILAQKRPTIKERVVKKEVLKVEQDPEMLRAVRTFDTEISEENNQIKLINDEIFQTRSQINALERLIPNIKPKIITKEVKKIEQDPDLIADSKRIRTSIEEERIENNSLSKEVMELHSRYQEVQGWKSKIEVKEIVNEIYRIDPSTEVEIMRLRKDIQDTNKNRSDLERDITQVTTNVNIIRSEKPKVEIKEVLQEVVKEERSPENEREIQRLNDQVNHLHTTYNSLLDQVSLLRRERDEWKAEKSKIETKVLTREVIKYEPDPLLEKEADRLRRNVREGAQLRRSIEEMVFDLQNKYILLERQKPEEKVVVQEVLRLEKDPRQMVEHDRLSRKLDEEVQTRRQVDLELQQLRTKVEEQERILRESDERQKRVQAEFELREIRLRITQLENAPPPVEESIVVEEVLKVERDPKLERMTNGLRSDMDKETSDILRLQRDIRNITLKIEILQKEKSGERTVYKEVVRVEKDQAVEAERGRLREQVSQHKFTRQDLEDEIRRLNDKINLLIGSKSSSSREETTLTLKRDALQRENENLTRELRTFEASRHDISLSFQQQSRLMSERTQMSKQMSLKMESGTQRLEREILDEKDKIHQRDSIIRELLMNVQKEEQAETRTKETNVSTKITILDPETGKDMSPYDAYLQGLIDRQQYIHLQELECDWEEITSLGPDGETSVLQDRKSGKQYSIKEALKQGRLTEYDLQQYKTGKIPISEFALLVAGDNKKQQFNSIIPKSTTTQMKTAPLDHSTAQEIYPVAGIMDTNTGTCFTIRSATMRKLIDPTTAQKLLEAQASTGGIIDISNNQRYTVHKAATKGLVEDSQLQRLLNAQKAFTGVEDPMTKECLSVGEAVQKGWMPKDTATRYMEAQHLTGGLVNPKTGRRVSIFDAIGTKMIDSTMMRELQAETTYIKDIVDPVTKEKISYKQALDRCKKDPMSGLPMLPAKESGYNSTARYAKF